A window from Drosophila miranda strain MSH22 chromosome Y unlocalized genomic scaffold, D.miranda_PacBio2.1 Contig_Y2_pilon, whole genome shotgun sequence encodes these proteins:
- the LOC117192219 gene encoding SR-related and CTD-associated factor 4-like isoform X2: protein METVVDFNNELSGLYYSRPPISKAKMAAITKSAMRAIKFYKHVVQSVEKFILKCKPEYKVPGLYVIDSIVRQSRHQYGSEKDVFAPRFQRNLTETFANLFRCAPEDKSRIIRVLNLWQKNNVFKSDVIQPIFDLADPNHPIYHQMQMQMQMGGGAGPGGNVGPGPSSSGALSLADISSGPNGLNTSGLSNMDLSMNSGAGDDKMGGVPDLSNNNLKQLLNDPNVLRQLQTLQNFQKFKQQEENQKMRYQDDALQQHLQNVLKGTAGMPPGMGMGMGMGMNLNHSDGQDMNKDVEFISEQQSIEVINLDGADSRSPTPDRERYKRSRRNSSRSRSRSPRGRGAGGGGGGGGGNGNDRRRRGSRSRSHSPCSSRRRGSRDRERMERSYRDKERDREHERERRKKGLPDIKKDHLSVCSTTLWVGHLSKLVYQEELSDTFGEYGDIVSIDQIVPRGCAFIVMNRRQDAHKAMQSLKNHKLQGRAITISWAAGKGVKSKEWKDFWDLELGVTYIPWNKLSPETDLDTLEEGGMFDEDTMPSWIKQKLNQAKNVGKEKNTASTPETATASVPGPPPGLMFGIDTTQPPPVGPVGPVGPPPPLGSGAQPPPGLMGMVRGQYPMAPPMGIGMPPPMMMPPTNMPPPMMMPTTTMPPPMMMPPGMMPPGFPGMGGPPHPMGMPHGGPFPPPGAVLPPMAAGAPPAGNSGNISDDQMDIEMDLEDAPPPMPPQQQQQQDSFNPPMANPNNVEAVVAAAANEMFQRERERSRGPGGGGGSRWGGRDDVAEAAERWRAENGGGPVGAGPVPGAGPNAAFNEARARLNLNPLEHGMQRPDFMGADFDNHGGPGPRGMGPRSGNLNGGGGPGGPGGDFFPPNISNSRFNQPTSLMQMRIPPPAAFNQRMGGPPNNAGNGGAVGPMFMRNQGGNGGGPGGPGGPGGPGGRQQGQGPGFFNPRNPFNDNQRGRGGPGVNARNASTGGGGRGRWSDDEDEVGNNFNKRRAGPGGPGGNRFRGDREGEIPDDRRGNNARGGRGPREERDRPRFGNRRGSRDDSSRHSMSSTDEGNSKPMSETDSREKNRETPLSSTNSLSVPTPAQASAPAPATAETADTEEDWDRELQDYEGRMEAEQAAKAERDVPEVTPVGAEQRAASGSPVDNFARPAEVANDFPALKQSDASPACTPLYDELPPPSATTPALAPAEPESRVEVPAEAEAEAAPPQKPEFIRTEAVPKDESPSTPAPALEIQDEAPKMDATQSEAPLSEESSNPAVTVEAEA from the exons ATGGAAACTGTTGTGGATTTCAACAATGAG CTCTCCGGACTCTATTACAGCCGACCGCCCATATCCAAGGCCAAAATGGCCGCAATTACGAAGTCAGCAATGCGAGCCATCAAGTTCTATAAGCATGTCGTCCAGAGCGTGGAGAAGTTCATATTGAAGTGCAAGCCGGAGTACAAGGTGCCGGGCCTGTATGTTATCGACTCGATTGTGCGTCAATCGCGCCACCAGTACGGGTCCGAGAAGGATGTATTCGCCCCCCGCTTCCAGCGAAACCTCACAGAGACCTTTGCCAATCTCTTCCGCTGTGCTCCCGAAGATAAGAGCCGCATCATTCGCGTCCTCAATCTCTGGCAGAAGAACAATGTTTTCAAGTCGGACGTCATCCAACCCATCTTCGATCTGGCCGACCCCAACCACCCCATTTACcatcaaatgcaaatgcaaatgcaaatgggCGGTGGAGCCGGACCCGGTGGCAATGTGGGGCCTGGTCCCAGCAGCAGTGGCGCCCTTAGTCTGGCCGATATCTCCAGTGGGCCTAATGGCCTCAACACCTCTGGATTGAGCAACATGGACCTGAGCATGAACAGTGGCGCGGGAGACGACAAAATGGGCGGGGTGCCCGATTTATCG AACAACAATCTCAAACAACTGCTCAACGATCCGAATGTGCTGCGACAGCTGCAGACACTGCAGAATTTCCAGAAGTTCAAGCAACAGGAGGAAAACCAAAAGATGCGCTACCAGGACGATGCCCTCCAACAGCATTTGCAGAACGTGTTGAAG GGCACTGCTGGCATGCCCCCTGGGATGggaatgggcatgggcatgggcatgaaCCTCAACCACAGTGACGGGCAGGACATGAACAAGGACGTGGAGTTCATTTCGGAGCAGCAGTCGATTGAG GTGATCAATCTGGATGGGGCCGATTCGCGGAGTCCAACGCCCGACCGGGAGAGGTACAAGCGGAGCCGGAGGaacagcagccgcagtcgTTCTCGCTCACCACGTGGACgaggtgctggtggtggcggCGGGGGGGGAGGCGGCAATGGCAACGATCGACGTCGTCGCGGATCCCGATCGCGCAGTCATTCACCTTGTTCCAGTCGACGCCGAGGATCGCGGGACCGCGAGCGCATGGAACGCAGCTATCGGGACAAGGAGCGTGACCGGGAGCATGAGCGTGAGCGCCGCAAGAAGGGGCTGCCTGATATTAAAAAGGATCACCTCAGTG TTTGCAGCACCACCTTGTGGGTGGGCCATCTGTCCAAGCTGGTCTACCAGGAGGAGCTGTCCGACACCTTTGGGGAGTACGGCGACATAGTAAGCATCGATCAGATTGTGCCACGCGGATGCGCATTCATAGTGATGAATCGTCGCCAGGATGCGCACAAGGCCATGCAATCGCTGAAGAATCACAAGCTCCAGGGACGGGCCATAACCATCTCCTGGGCCGCCGGCAAGGGGGTGAAGAGCAAGGAGTGGAAGGACTTCTGGGACCTGGAGCTGGGCGTTACGTACATACCCTGGAACAAGCTGAGTCCGGAGACGGATCTCGACACCCTCGAGGAGGGCGGCATGTTCGACGAGGACACCATGCCCAGCTGGATTAAGCAGAAGCTCAATCAGGCCAAAAATGTCGGCAAGGAGAAGAACACGGCGTCCACTCCAGAGACCGCTACGGCATCCGTTCCTGGCCCACCGCCAGGACTAATGTTCGGCATCGATACAACACAGCCGCCTCCAGTGGGACCCGTGGGTCCAGTGGGTCCACCCCCACCGCTCGGCTCCGGCGCACAACCTCCGCCCGGACTCATGGGTATGGTGAGAGGCCAGTACCCCATGGCTCCGCCCATGGGGATAGGCATGCCGCCTCCGATGATGATGCCACCGACAAATATGCCGCCACCGATGATGATGCCGACGACAACCATGCCTCCACCAATGATGATGCCACCGGGCATGATGCCGCCCGGTTTTCCAG GAATGGGTGGACCCCCTCATCCTATGGGTATGCCTCACGGAGGCCCATTTCCGCCGCCCGGAGCAGTGCTACCTCCTATGGCCGCCGGCGCCCCACCCGCGGGCAACAGTGGTAATATAAGCGACGATCAAATGGACATTGAAATGGATCTGGAGGATGCCCCGCCCCCGATGCcaccacagcaacagcagcagcaggacagCTTCAATCCGCCTATGGCCAATCCCAACAATGTGGAGGCAGTggtggctgccgctgccaacGAGATGTTCCAGAGGGAACGGGAGCGTTCCCGCGGCccaggcggcggcggcggctcaCGTTGGGGCGGACGCGATGACGTGGCAGAAGCTGCCGAACGCTGGAGAGCCGAAAACGGCGGTGGACCGGTGGGAGCTGGTCCTGTACCTGGGGCTGGACCAAATGCCGCATTCAATGAGGCGCGAGCTCGACTTAACCTGAATCCACTTGAGCATGGAATGCAGAGGCCAGACTTTATGGGCGCGG ACTTTGATAATCACGGTGGACCGGGTCCTCGTGGAATGGGGCCACGCAGTGGGAACCTAAATGGAGGCGGAGGACCGGGTGGACCAGGAGGAGACTTCTTCCCGCCCAACATAAGCAACAGCCGATTCAATCAGCCCACCAGCCTGATGCAAATGCGTATACCACCGCCGGCGGCCTTCAATCAGCGTATGGGTGGACCCCCTAACAATGCTGGCAATGGCGGTGCCGTGGGACCAATGTTCATGCGCAACCAGGGCGGCAATGGCGGTGGACCTGGCGGACCTGGCGGACCTGGTGGACCCGGTGGACGACAACAGGGACAGGGACCAG GCTTCTTCAATCCCCGGAATCCCTTCAATGATAATCAACGCGGACGCGGAGGCCCTGGTGTGAATGCGAGGAATGCCTCAACCGGAGGCGGCGGGCGAGGACGCTGGAGCGACGATGAGGATGAAGTCGGCAACAATTTCAACAAGCGTCGTGCCGGTCCTGGAGGTCCTGGCGGTAATCGCTTCCGTGGAGATCGAGAGGGCGAGATTCCCGACGATCGCCGTGGCAACAACGCGCGTGGCGGGCGCGGACCAAGAGAAGAACGTGACCGTCCAAGGTTTGGAAATAGACGCGGCTCGCGAGATGACAGTAGTCGACATTCAATGAGTTCCACGGATGAAGGAAACAGCAAACCCATGTCGGAAACGGATTCCAGGGAAAAGAATCGGGAGACGCCGCTGTCCAGCACTAATTCGCTATCAGTGCCAACACCAGCCCAAGcatcagctccagccccagcaACTGCTGAGACGGCGGACACCGAGGAGGACTGGGACCGTGAGCTGCAGGACTATGAAGGGAGAATGGAGGCAGAGCAAGCAGCTAAGGCCGAGCGAGATGTACCAGAGGTTACTCCAGTTGGTGCAGAGCAAAGAGCGGCCTCTGGGTCGCCGGTGGATAATTTCGCAAGACCAGCGGAAGTGGCGAACGATTTTCCGGCACTAAAACAATCAGATGCTTCACCCGCCTGCACGCCCCTCTACGATGAGCTGCCACCACCCTCAGCCACAACCCCAGCCCTAGCTCCCGCTGAGCCCGAAAGCAGAGTAGAAGTAcctgcagaagcagaagcCGAAGCAGCTCCTCCACAGAAACCTGAATTTATTCGCACAGAGGCTGTGCCCAAAGACGAATCCCCTTCAACTCCTGCTCCAGCTCTGGAAATACAAGATGAAGCTCCAAAAATGGATGCTACACAGTCAGAAGCTCCATTATCGGAGGAGTCATCCAATCCAGCGGTGACTGTCGAGGCTGAAGCATAA
- the LOC117192219 gene encoding uncharacterized protein LOC117192219 isoform X5 — protein sequence METVVDFNNELSGLYYSRPPISKAKMAAITKSAMRAIKFYKHVVQSVEKFILKCKPEYKVPGLYVIDSIVRQSRHQYGSEKDVFAPRFQRNLTETFANLFRCAPEDKSRIIRVLNLWQKNNVFKSDVIQPIFDLADPNHPIYHQMQMQMQMGGGAGPGGNVGPGPSSSGALSLADISSGPNGLNTSGLSNMDLSMNSGAGDDKMGGVPDLSMCHEKSYGGGVSSSSLKRHHSDQHYMKRQSGSSSKSHHHKYSKTSHEIDYDVRSIMDDEEDNMQRMMADDHHHHHGHHCMGNDSPPTSSNLLDNNNLKQLLNDPNVLRQLQTLQNFQKFKQQEENQKMRYQDDALQQHLQNVLKGTAGMPPGMGMGMGMGMNLNHSDGQDMNKDVEFISEQQSIEFAAPPCGWAICPSWSTRRSCPTPLGSTAT from the exons ATGGAAACTGTTGTGGATTTCAACAATGAG CTCTCCGGACTCTATTACAGCCGACCGCCCATATCCAAGGCCAAAATGGCCGCAATTACGAAGTCAGCAATGCGAGCCATCAAGTTCTATAAGCATGTCGTCCAGAGCGTGGAGAAGTTCATATTGAAGTGCAAGCCGGAGTACAAGGTGCCGGGCCTGTATGTTATCGACTCGATTGTGCGTCAATCGCGCCACCAGTACGGGTCCGAGAAGGATGTATTCGCCCCCCGCTTCCAGCGAAACCTCACAGAGACCTTTGCCAATCTCTTCCGCTGTGCTCCCGAAGATAAGAGCCGCATCATTCGCGTCCTCAATCTCTGGCAGAAGAACAATGTTTTCAAGTCGGACGTCATCCAACCCATCTTCGATCTGGCCGACCCCAACCACCCCATTTACcatcaaatgcaaatgcaaatgcaaatgggCGGTGGAGCCGGACCCGGTGGCAATGTGGGGCCTGGTCCCAGCAGCAGTGGCGCCCTTAGTCTGGCCGATATCTCCAGTGGGCCTAATGGCCTCAACACCTCTGGATTGAGCAACATGGACCTGAGCATGAACAGTGGCGCGGGAGACGACAAAATGGGCGGGGTGCCCGATTTATCG ATGTGTCATGAGAAATCCTACGGTGGCGGTGTCAGCAGTAGCAGCTTAAAGCGTCATCATTCGGATCAGCATTATATGAAGCGTCAATCGGGATCGTCCAGCAAGTCGCATCATCACAAATATAGCAAGACCTCGCACGAAATCGACTACGATGTGCGCTCGATCATGGACGACGAGGAGGACAACATGCAGCGGATGATGGCCgatgatcatcatcatcatcatggcCATCACTGCATGGGCAACGACTCGCCCCCTACTTCATCCAATCTGCTAGAC AACAACAATCTCAAACAACTGCTCAACGATCCGAATGTGCTGCGACAGCTGCAGACACTGCAGAATTTCCAGAAGTTCAAGCAACAGGAGGAAAACCAAAAGATGCGCTACCAGGACGATGCCCTCCAACAGCATTTGCAGAACGTGTTGAAG GGCACTGCTGGCATGCCCCCTGGGATGggaatgggcatgggcatgggcatgaaCCTCAACCACAGTGACGGGCAGGACATGAACAAGGACGTGGAGTTCATTTCGGAGCAGCAGTCGATTGAG TTTGCAGCACCACCTTGTGGGTGGGCCATCTGTCCAAGCTGGTCTACCAGGAGGAGCTGTCCGACACCTTTGGGGAGTACGGCGACATAG
- the LOC117192219 gene encoding SR-related and CTD-associated factor 4-like isoform X1 yields the protein METVVDFNNELSGLYYSRPPISKAKMAAITKSAMRAIKFYKHVVQSVEKFILKCKPEYKVPGLYVIDSIVRQSRHQYGSEKDVFAPRFQRNLTETFANLFRCAPEDKSRIIRVLNLWQKNNVFKSDVIQPIFDLADPNHPIYHQMQMQMQMGGGAGPGGNVGPGPSSSGALSLADISSGPNGLNTSGLSNMDLSMNSGAGDDKMGGVPDLSMCHEKSYGGGVSSSSLKRHHSDQHYMKRQSGSSSKSHHHKYSKTSHEIDYDVRSIMDDEEDNMQRMMADDHHHHHGHHCMGNDSPPTSSNLLDNNNLKQLLNDPNVLRQLQTLQNFQKFKQQEENQKMRYQDDALQQHLQNVLKGTAGMPPGMGMGMGMGMNLNHSDGQDMNKDVEFISEQQSIEVINLDGADSRSPTPDRERYKRSRRNSSRSRSRSPRGRGAGGGGGGGGGNGNDRRRRGSRSRSHSPCSSRRRGSRDRERMERSYRDKERDREHERERRKKGLPDIKKDHLSVCSTTLWVGHLSKLVYQEELSDTFGEYGDIVSIDQIVPRGCAFIVMNRRQDAHKAMQSLKNHKLQGRAITISWAAGKGVKSKEWKDFWDLELGVTYIPWNKLSPETDLDTLEEGGMFDEDTMPSWIKQKLNQAKNVGKEKNTASTPETATASVPGPPPGLMFGIDTTQPPPVGPVGPVGPPPPLGSGAQPPPGLMGMVRGQYPMAPPMGIGMPPPMMMPPTNMPPPMMMPTTTMPPPMMMPPGMMPPGFPGMGGPPHPMGMPHGGPFPPPGAVLPPMAAGAPPAGNSGNISDDQMDIEMDLEDAPPPMPPQQQQQQDSFNPPMANPNNVEAVVAAAANEMFQRERERSRGPGGGGGSRWGGRDDVAEAAERWRAENGGGPVGAGPVPGAGPNAAFNEARARLNLNPLEHGMQRPDFMGADFDNHGGPGPRGMGPRSGNLNGGGGPGGPGGDFFPPNISNSRFNQPTSLMQMRIPPPAAFNQRMGGPPNNAGNGGAVGPMFMRNQGGNGGGPGGPGGPGGPGGRQQGQGPGFFNPRNPFNDNQRGRGGPGVNARNASTGGGGRGRWSDDEDEVGNNFNKRRAGPGGPGGNRFRGDREGEIPDDRRGNNARGGRGPREERDRPRFGNRRGSRDDSSRHSMSSTDEGNSKPMSETDSREKNRETPLSSTNSLSVPTPAQASAPAPATAETADTEEDWDRELQDYEGRMEAEQAAKAERDVPEVTPVGAEQRAASGSPVDNFARPAEVANDFPALKQSDASPACTPLYDELPPPSATTPALAPAEPESRVEVPAEAEAEAAPPQKPEFIRTEAVPKDESPSTPAPALEIQDEAPKMDATQSEAPLSEESSNPAVTVEAEA from the exons ATGGAAACTGTTGTGGATTTCAACAATGAG CTCTCCGGACTCTATTACAGCCGACCGCCCATATCCAAGGCCAAAATGGCCGCAATTACGAAGTCAGCAATGCGAGCCATCAAGTTCTATAAGCATGTCGTCCAGAGCGTGGAGAAGTTCATATTGAAGTGCAAGCCGGAGTACAAGGTGCCGGGCCTGTATGTTATCGACTCGATTGTGCGTCAATCGCGCCACCAGTACGGGTCCGAGAAGGATGTATTCGCCCCCCGCTTCCAGCGAAACCTCACAGAGACCTTTGCCAATCTCTTCCGCTGTGCTCCCGAAGATAAGAGCCGCATCATTCGCGTCCTCAATCTCTGGCAGAAGAACAATGTTTTCAAGTCGGACGTCATCCAACCCATCTTCGATCTGGCCGACCCCAACCACCCCATTTACcatcaaatgcaaatgcaaatgcaaatgggCGGTGGAGCCGGACCCGGTGGCAATGTGGGGCCTGGTCCCAGCAGCAGTGGCGCCCTTAGTCTGGCCGATATCTCCAGTGGGCCTAATGGCCTCAACACCTCTGGATTGAGCAACATGGACCTGAGCATGAACAGTGGCGCGGGAGACGACAAAATGGGCGGGGTGCCCGATTTATCG ATGTGTCATGAGAAATCCTACGGTGGCGGTGTCAGCAGTAGCAGCTTAAAGCGTCATCATTCGGATCAGCATTATATGAAGCGTCAATCGGGATCGTCCAGCAAGTCGCATCATCACAAATATAGCAAGACCTCGCACGAAATCGACTACGATGTGCGCTCGATCATGGACGACGAGGAGGACAACATGCAGCGGATGATGGCCgatgatcatcatcatcatcatggcCATCACTGCATGGGCAACGACTCGCCCCCTACTTCATCCAATCTGCTAGAC AACAACAATCTCAAACAACTGCTCAACGATCCGAATGTGCTGCGACAGCTGCAGACACTGCAGAATTTCCAGAAGTTCAAGCAACAGGAGGAAAACCAAAAGATGCGCTACCAGGACGATGCCCTCCAACAGCATTTGCAGAACGTGTTGAAG GGCACTGCTGGCATGCCCCCTGGGATGggaatgggcatgggcatgggcatgaaCCTCAACCACAGTGACGGGCAGGACATGAACAAGGACGTGGAGTTCATTTCGGAGCAGCAGTCGATTGAG GTGATCAATCTGGATGGGGCCGATTCGCGGAGTCCAACGCCCGACCGGGAGAGGTACAAGCGGAGCCGGAGGaacagcagccgcagtcgTTCTCGCTCACCACGTGGACgaggtgctggtggtggcggCGGGGGGGGAGGCGGCAATGGCAACGATCGACGTCGTCGCGGATCCCGATCGCGCAGTCATTCACCTTGTTCCAGTCGACGCCGAGGATCGCGGGACCGCGAGCGCATGGAACGCAGCTATCGGGACAAGGAGCGTGACCGGGAGCATGAGCGTGAGCGCCGCAAGAAGGGGCTGCCTGATATTAAAAAGGATCACCTCAGTG TTTGCAGCACCACCTTGTGGGTGGGCCATCTGTCCAAGCTGGTCTACCAGGAGGAGCTGTCCGACACCTTTGGGGAGTACGGCGACATAGTAAGCATCGATCAGATTGTGCCACGCGGATGCGCATTCATAGTGATGAATCGTCGCCAGGATGCGCACAAGGCCATGCAATCGCTGAAGAATCACAAGCTCCAGGGACGGGCCATAACCATCTCCTGGGCCGCCGGCAAGGGGGTGAAGAGCAAGGAGTGGAAGGACTTCTGGGACCTGGAGCTGGGCGTTACGTACATACCCTGGAACAAGCTGAGTCCGGAGACGGATCTCGACACCCTCGAGGAGGGCGGCATGTTCGACGAGGACACCATGCCCAGCTGGATTAAGCAGAAGCTCAATCAGGCCAAAAATGTCGGCAAGGAGAAGAACACGGCGTCCACTCCAGAGACCGCTACGGCATCCGTTCCTGGCCCACCGCCAGGACTAATGTTCGGCATCGATACAACACAGCCGCCTCCAGTGGGACCCGTGGGTCCAGTGGGTCCACCCCCACCGCTCGGCTCCGGCGCACAACCTCCGCCCGGACTCATGGGTATGGTGAGAGGCCAGTACCCCATGGCTCCGCCCATGGGGATAGGCATGCCGCCTCCGATGATGATGCCACCGACAAATATGCCGCCACCGATGATGATGCCGACGACAACCATGCCTCCACCAATGATGATGCCACCGGGCATGATGCCGCCCGGTTTTCCAG GAATGGGTGGACCCCCTCATCCTATGGGTATGCCTCACGGAGGCCCATTTCCGCCGCCCGGAGCAGTGCTACCTCCTATGGCCGCCGGCGCCCCACCCGCGGGCAACAGTGGTAATATAAGCGACGATCAAATGGACATTGAAATGGATCTGGAGGATGCCCCGCCCCCGATGCcaccacagcaacagcagcagcaggacagCTTCAATCCGCCTATGGCCAATCCCAACAATGTGGAGGCAGTggtggctgccgctgccaacGAGATGTTCCAGAGGGAACGGGAGCGTTCCCGCGGCccaggcggcggcggcggctcaCGTTGGGGCGGACGCGATGACGTGGCAGAAGCTGCCGAACGCTGGAGAGCCGAAAACGGCGGTGGACCGGTGGGAGCTGGTCCTGTACCTGGGGCTGGACCAAATGCCGCATTCAATGAGGCGCGAGCTCGACTTAACCTGAATCCACTTGAGCATGGAATGCAGAGGCCAGACTTTATGGGCGCGG ACTTTGATAATCACGGTGGACCGGGTCCTCGTGGAATGGGGCCACGCAGTGGGAACCTAAATGGAGGCGGAGGACCGGGTGGACCAGGAGGAGACTTCTTCCCGCCCAACATAAGCAACAGCCGATTCAATCAGCCCACCAGCCTGATGCAAATGCGTATACCACCGCCGGCGGCCTTCAATCAGCGTATGGGTGGACCCCCTAACAATGCTGGCAATGGCGGTGCCGTGGGACCAATGTTCATGCGCAACCAGGGCGGCAATGGCGGTGGACCTGGCGGACCTGGCGGACCTGGTGGACCCGGTGGACGACAACAGGGACAGGGACCAG GCTTCTTCAATCCCCGGAATCCCTTCAATGATAATCAACGCGGACGCGGAGGCCCTGGTGTGAATGCGAGGAATGCCTCAACCGGAGGCGGCGGGCGAGGACGCTGGAGCGACGATGAGGATGAAGTCGGCAACAATTTCAACAAGCGTCGTGCCGGTCCTGGAGGTCCTGGCGGTAATCGCTTCCGTGGAGATCGAGAGGGCGAGATTCCCGACGATCGCCGTGGCAACAACGCGCGTGGCGGGCGCGGACCAAGAGAAGAACGTGACCGTCCAAGGTTTGGAAATAGACGCGGCTCGCGAGATGACAGTAGTCGACATTCAATGAGTTCCACGGATGAAGGAAACAGCAAACCCATGTCGGAAACGGATTCCAGGGAAAAGAATCGGGAGACGCCGCTGTCCAGCACTAATTCGCTATCAGTGCCAACACCAGCCCAAGcatcagctccagccccagcaACTGCTGAGACGGCGGACACCGAGGAGGACTGGGACCGTGAGCTGCAGGACTATGAAGGGAGAATGGAGGCAGAGCAAGCAGCTAAGGCCGAGCGAGATGTACCAGAGGTTACTCCAGTTGGTGCAGAGCAAAGAGCGGCCTCTGGGTCGCCGGTGGATAATTTCGCAAGACCAGCGGAAGTGGCGAACGATTTTCCGGCACTAAAACAATCAGATGCTTCACCCGCCTGCACGCCCCTCTACGATGAGCTGCCACCACCCTCAGCCACAACCCCAGCCCTAGCTCCCGCTGAGCCCGAAAGCAGAGTAGAAGTAcctgcagaagcagaagcCGAAGCAGCTCCTCCACAGAAACCTGAATTTATTCGCACAGAGGCTGTGCCCAAAGACGAATCCCCTTCAACTCCTGCTCCAGCTCTGGAAATACAAGATGAAGCTCCAAAAATGGATGCTACACAGTCAGAAGCTCCATTATCGGAGGAGTCATCCAATCCAGCGGTGACTGTCGAGGCTGAAGCATAA